The DNA sequence ACGCGGCTCTAGCCGTCCACGGCAGGTCTGAACGCCTCCGCGAAGAACGCACGCGCGCGGAACGTCGACGGGTCGTGTTGAGCCAAGTTCGGTCCGAGCTGCAAGCCCACGTGGCGGTCCTGCGCGACCAGACGGTAGCATTGTCTACATTCGAGCAGGCGGTCCGCGCATGGCAGCACGTCCCACCGCCGGAGCTCGTCACGGAGTTCTCGTCGCAATCGTGGGACACTGTCTCGCGCGACCCACTGGTGTATGAGGATGCGAGCCTCTATGACGCCATCGTTGCCTTCTACGCGTCCCTGCCAGGGATCGCCGCGCAGACGCAGGACTACCTGCAACAGGCGAGCAGATGGCGCGCGGCGACACGGGGCTACACGAGCGACTCGCTCGCCAAATCGCGCGACAAGCGCACGATCGTCCGTATTCGCGAGATCGACAACGATTTCGCCGACGCGACGCGGGCGTTCTCCGAGCGGATTGCGCTCCAGCGAGACGCGGGAGAGGAACTACTCATAAAGCTGGCGACATTCGACCGATCCGAACCGTGACCCTCAGCCAACACAGGAGCGAGCCATGAAGTGGGCTCTTGTCGCCCTTGGCGTTCTCGTCCTTATCAGCGTTCTCTTCGCAGGTTCGTTGTTAAGCACGTACAACGGGTTCGTCGCGAAGCAGGAACAGGTCTCGTCCCAGGTCGGGCAGCTCCAAAACGTACTGCAGCGCCGCGCGGACCTGATCCCCAACCTCGTCGAAGTCGTGAAAGGCTACGCGAGCCACGAGAGCGAGACGCTCGAAGCGGTCGTCCAGGCGCGCGCGAACGCGACCCGTCCGCAGATCAACGTCAAGGACGCGAAGTCGGTCAACGACTTCATCGCGGCGCAGGACCAGTTCTCGTCGGCGATTGCGCGTCTCATGGTCGTCGTCGAGAACTACCCGCAGCTCAAGGCGGACACGCAGTTCTCGCGGCTCATGGATGAGCTCGCGGGCACCGAGAACCGCATCAGCGTCGAACGCAAGCGGTATAACGACGTCGCGCGCGACTACAACACGGCGATCCGCCGCTTCCCAGGCGCGATCGTCGCCAACCTGACGGGGTTCGACGCATTCGCCTACTTCGAGGCTTCGCCGGATTCGCAGACGGCGCCGAAGGTCACGTTCTAGCGCTGCCCGCGCCCGGATGACGCGAGCGAGGAGGCAGCTCA is a window from the Candidatus Poribacteria bacterium genome containing:
- a CDS encoding LemA family protein; translated protein: MKWALVALGVLVLISVLFAGSLLSTYNGFVAKQEQVSSQVGQLQNVLQRRADLIPNLVEVVKGYASHESETLEAVVQARANATRPQINVKDAKSVNDFIAAQDQFSSAIARLMVVVENYPQLKADTQFSRLMDELAGTENRISVERKRYNDVARDYNTAIRRFPGAIVANLTGFDAFAYFEASPDSQTAPKVTF